The following coding sequences lie in one Amblyraja radiata isolate CabotCenter1 unplaced genomic scaffold, sAmbRad1.1.pri scaffold_1090_ctg1, whole genome shotgun sequence genomic window:
- the LOC116969736 gene encoding protein phosphatase 1 regulatory subunit 3A-like — protein MDGLGLLRVPVLEEGADEEDEEDEEDEEEDEAFKVHLIPRSSPIPRRRDHSWDEAEDPSLTRKVRFADTCGLDLVHLQTFSKFEPEEEEGEGLDSPPQPGGFQFQLQPDFSLPSSPAELWARLQEQGVEVEAIARQEDLLSVAGTVRVLNDAFQKSVQVRATLDSWRSHYDHPAGHLQTAPDGGSDLFSFTLHFPRSCAAPGACMEFVVRYQTPGEVRWANNRGSNYRLVCRALEEVPSSCPCPSPSPTSTKLVLRSCLRASPIR, from the coding sequence ATGGACGGGTTGGGGCTGCTGCGAGTGCCGGTGCTGGAGGAAGGAGCAGACGAGGAAGACGAGGAGGACGAGGAGGACGAGGAGGAGGATGAAGCATTTAAGGTTCATCTCATCCCCAGATCCTCGCCCATCCCCAGGAGGAGAGACCACAGCTGGGATGAGGCTGAAGACCCTTCCCTCACCCGCAAGGTCCGCTTTGCCGACACCTGCGGCCTGGACCTGGTGCATCTACAGACCTTCAGCAAGTTCGAGCCcgaagaggaagagggagaggggttggaCTCGCCACCACAGCCCGGCGGCTTTCAGTTCCAGCTCCAGCCCGACTTCAGCCTCCCCTCCTCCCCGGCAGAGCTGTGGGCGAGGTTGCAGGAgcaaggggtggaggtggaggctatAGCAAGGCAGGAGGACCTTCTCTCGGTGGCCGGCACCGTCCGGGTGCTGAACGACGCCTTCCAGAAGTCGGTGCAAGTCCGGGCCACGCTCGACTCCTGGCGATCTCACTACGACCACCCGGCCGGACACTTGCAGACGGCGCCGGATGGCGGCTCCGACCTCTTCTCCTTCACCCTCCACTTCCCCCGGTCCTGCGCCGCCCCCGGCGCCTGCATGGAGTTCGTGGTTCGATACCAGACGCCGGGAGAGGTCCGATGGGCCAACAACCGGGGCAGCAACTACAGGCTGGTCTGCAGGGCGTTGGAAGAGGTGCCATCGTCCTGTCcttgccccagccccagccccacctCAACCAAGTTGGTGCTGAGAAGTTGCCTCAGAGCCAGCCCTATCAGGTAG